In the Acidovorax sp. A79 genome, one interval contains:
- a CDS encoding EAL domain-containing protein, whose translation MPPAHAPEEAARLTALQSYAILDTPAEEGFDQLATLAARVCGCPIAVVNFLDSERQWFKAAVGIPFQQTERAIAFCAQALDGGREPVVVPDVTLHPVFASNPLVLGEPHVRFYACVPLVTPEGFTLGTLAVVDTVPRTLEEGQIEGLTILAGQAMVQLELRRQKKLLAQLVRERDQMHAEMVAQGEAQRVAGRIARVGGWTVELPGMQLVWSQEIAAAYGLHHRVGELAQVLQLYTPPYRPQMQKAFDDCRHHGTPFDVEAEVDMPGGRRFWVRTAGQAARDAGGRIVRIQGAFQDITAQHLAQEARRESEERFHLVSRATADAVWDWNLDTDLMWWNEGMQNLFGVPLDQLPPDSTSWTLRLHPEDSEEILRGLHAAIGGTDNHWSAEYRFRRQDGSYAWVLDRGFLIRDAEGKAVRMVGGMTDISAQKLTELDAQRDAQNHAELLQVQQRISSLDMPLPEVLQLVADTVLRQTLARGALVELLQGRQLVAQASAGDHVRPVGHMLAADQSLLWPALREGRTVVCNDTEAEGWDMVSLPHRHGVRSVMAVPLRTAEGVVGSLKVVSDKAHAFSRRDVAHLEILTESLGAMVQLRHVAGQLRASEQQYRMLFDEHPHPMWVYDRETLRLQAVNQSMETHYGYAEAELLGMDMTDLWPAERRASIRATINAIAMDQRNKPVISRHVKKDGTFMDVEITAGSISFNGRPARQVLATDVTERLRTERELARMGRAQRLLSACNETLVRATSETALLQAICHIAVDIGGYRMGWVGFALDDERKSIQPVAHAGHNQNYLENLHLSWSAEDRYGRGPAGMAVRSGKPVIVQDIRAEGDFADWTERMLDNGFHGVICLPLRDRDRTFGLLYLYAPDILQISPEEAALLQELSNDLAFGITSLRAQKAQQRLQASVLKVAAAVSASTGTEFFVQLVRNMADALGAQGGCVVRLLPPVEGQAPRVVTLAAVLDGQMLPNDEYTLEGTPSLMLLSQRAYVVTEKVQQLHPEAPMLRHVGAQGYAGQQLCNADGEVVGIVFVLFRQPIAETDFITSTLQIFAARASSEIDRQLADARIRHQASLLDKAQDAILVRDLEHRIIFWNKSAERLYGWSQLQALGQSIETLLYDDPTHFRHATRTVLEQGEWTGEIVQRHRDGSTIEVEGRWTLVRGDNGQPQSILAINTDIRQRKANEREIQRLAFYDALTGLPNRMLLMDRMGHALANAHRRLQGGALLFIDLDNFKTLNDTLGHDQGDLLLQQVAQRLNTCVRSVDTVARLGGDEFVVMLEELSPRPHELALHARSVGEKILTMLAVPYALAGYQYRSTPSIGIAPFTGEQTSVGELLKQADLAMYQAKTAGRNTLRFFDPDMQAVVTARAGLETDLRAALAQEEFLLHFQPQMHLSGRCVGVEALVRWAHPQRGMVPPAQFIPLAEETGLILPLGRWVLHTACKLLASWQDDPALAHLTMAVNVSSRQFRHASFVDDVARVLAITGAPAHLLKLELTESLLVEDMETTIATMAALRSYGVGFSLDDFGTGYSSLSYLKRMPLDQLKIDQSFVRDLLTDPNDAAIVDTIIGLSRSLGLEVIAEGVETPEQRELLARAGCLHYQGYLFSRPLSADVLGAFLRSCAA comes from the coding sequence ATGCCGCCAGCCCACGCACCCGAAGAGGCAGCGCGGCTCACGGCACTGCAGTCCTACGCGATCCTCGACACCCCCGCGGAAGAAGGCTTCGACCAGCTGGCCACGCTGGCCGCACGGGTGTGCGGCTGCCCCATCGCCGTGGTCAATTTTCTCGACAGCGAGCGCCAGTGGTTCAAGGCGGCGGTCGGCATTCCCTTCCAGCAGACCGAGCGCGCCATCGCGTTCTGTGCCCAGGCACTGGACGGCGGCCGCGAACCGGTGGTGGTGCCCGACGTCACGCTCCACCCCGTGTTCGCCAGCAATCCCCTGGTGCTGGGCGAACCCCATGTCCGCTTCTACGCCTGCGTGCCGCTGGTGACGCCCGAGGGGTTCACCCTGGGCACCCTCGCGGTGGTGGACACCGTGCCCCGCACGCTGGAGGAAGGGCAGATCGAGGGCCTCACGATCCTCGCGGGCCAGGCCATGGTGCAGCTGGAGCTGCGCCGCCAGAAAAAGCTGCTGGCCCAGCTCGTGCGGGAGCGCGACCAGATGCATGCCGAGATGGTCGCGCAGGGCGAGGCACAGCGCGTGGCGGGGCGGATCGCCCGCGTGGGCGGCTGGACGGTCGAACTGCCCGGGATGCAGCTCGTGTGGTCGCAGGAGATCGCGGCCGCCTATGGGCTCCACCACCGCGTGGGCGAGCTGGCGCAGGTCCTGCAGCTGTACACGCCGCCCTACCGGCCGCAGATGCAAAAGGCGTTCGATGACTGCCGGCACCACGGCACGCCCTTTGACGTGGAAGCCGAGGTGGACATGCCGGGCGGCAGGCGCTTCTGGGTGCGCACCGCCGGGCAGGCGGCGCGCGATGCCGGGGGACGCATCGTCCGCATCCAGGGGGCCTTCCAGGACATCACGGCCCAGCACCTGGCCCAGGAGGCGCGCCGTGAAAGCGAGGAGCGCTTTCACCTCGTCTCGCGCGCCACGGCCGATGCCGTCTGGGACTGGAACCTGGACACCGACCTCATGTGGTGGAACGAAGGCATGCAGAACCTGTTCGGCGTGCCGCTCGACCAGCTGCCGCCCGACAGCACCTCGTGGACGCTGCGGCTGCATCCCGAAGACAGCGAAGAAATCCTCCGGGGCCTCCACGCGGCCATTGGCGGCACGGACAACCACTGGTCCGCCGAATACCGCTTCCGGCGCCAGGACGGCAGCTATGCCTGGGTGCTGGACCGGGGCTTCCTGATCCGCGACGCCGAAGGCAAGGCCGTGCGCATGGTGGGCGGCATGACCGACATCAGCGCGCAGAAGCTGACCGAACTCGATGCCCAGCGCGATGCGCAGAACCATGCGGAGCTACTGCAGGTGCAGCAGCGCATCTCGTCGCTGGACATGCCCCTGCCCGAGGTGCTCCAGCTCGTGGCCGACACCGTGCTGCGCCAGACGCTGGCGCGCGGGGCGCTGGTGGAGCTGCTGCAGGGCCGCCAGCTGGTGGCGCAGGCATCGGCGGGCGACCACGTGCGGCCCGTGGGCCACATGCTGGCGGCCGACCAGAGCCTGCTGTGGCCCGCCCTGCGCGAAGGGCGCACCGTGGTGTGCAATGACACCGAGGCCGAGGGCTGGGACATGGTTTCGCTGCCTCACCGGCACGGCGTGCGCTCCGTGATGGCGGTGCCGCTGCGCACCGCCGAGGGCGTGGTGGGCTCGCTCAAGGTCGTTTCGGACAAGGCCCACGCGTTTTCGCGGCGCGACGTCGCGCACCTGGAGATCCTCACCGAATCCCTGGGCGCGATGGTGCAGCTGCGGCATGTGGCGGGGCAGCTGCGGGCATCGGAGCAGCAGTACCGCATGCTGTTCGACGAGCACCCCCATCCGATGTGGGTGTACGACAGGGAAACGCTGCGCCTGCAGGCCGTGAACCAGTCGATGGAGACGCACTACGGCTATGCCGAAGCCGAGCTGCTGGGGATGGACATGACGGACCTGTGGCCGGCGGAGCGCCGCGCCAGCATCCGGGCGACCATCAACGCGATTGCGATGGACCAGCGCAACAAGCCGGTCATCAGCCGCCACGTCAAGAAGGACGGCACGTTCATGGACGTGGAAATCACGGCGGGCAGCATCAGCTTCAACGGCCGCCCCGCGCGCCAGGTGCTGGCCACCGACGTGACCGAGCGCCTGCGCACCGAACGCGAACTGGCCCGCATGGGCCGCGCGCAGCGCCTCTTGAGCGCCTGCAACGAAACCCTCGTGCGCGCCACGTCCGAGACAGCGCTGCTGCAGGCGATCTGCCACATCGCCGTGGACATCGGCGGCTACCGCATGGGATGGGTGGGCTTCGCGCTGGACGACGAACGCAAGTCCATCCAGCCCGTGGCCCACGCGGGCCACAACCAGAACTACCTGGAGAACCTGCACCTGTCCTGGTCGGCCGAGGACCGCTACGGCCGGGGTCCCGCGGGCATGGCCGTGCGCTCGGGCAAGCCGGTGATCGTGCAGGACATCCGCGCCGAGGGCGATTTTGCCGACTGGACCGAGCGCATGCTGGACAACGGCTTTCACGGCGTGATCTGCCTGCCGCTGCGCGACCGCGATCGCACCTTCGGCCTGCTGTACCTGTATGCGCCGGACATCCTGCAGATCAGCCCCGAAGAGGCGGCCCTGCTGCAGGAGCTCTCCAACGACCTGGCCTTTGGCATCACCAGCCTGCGCGCGCAGAAGGCGCAGCAGCGGCTGCAGGCCTCGGTGCTCAAGGTGGCGGCCGCCGTGTCGGCGAGCACGGGCACGGAGTTTTTCGTGCAGCTGGTGCGCAACATGGCCGATGCGCTGGGGGCCCAGGGCGGCTGCGTGGTGCGGCTGCTGCCACCGGTGGAAGGGCAGGCCCCGCGGGTGGTCACGCTCGCGGCGGTGCTCGATGGCCAGATGCTGCCCAACGACGAATACACCCTGGAAGGCACGCCCAGCCTCATGCTGCTGTCGCAGCGCGCGTATGTGGTGACCGAGAAGGTGCAGCAGCTGCACCCCGAGGCGCCCATGCTGCGCCATGTGGGCGCGCAGGGCTATGCGGGCCAGCAGCTGTGCAATGCCGATGGCGAGGTGGTGGGCATCGTGTTCGTGCTGTTCCGCCAGCCCATCGCCGAGACGGACTTCATCACCTCCACGCTGCAGATCTTTGCCGCGCGCGCCTCGTCCGAGATCGACCGGCAGCTGGCGGATGCCCGCATCCGCCACCAGGCCTCGCTGCTGGACAAGGCGCAGGACGCGATCCTGGTGCGCGACCTGGAGCACCGCATCATCTTCTGGAACAAAAGCGCCGAGCGCCTGTATGGCTGGTCGCAGCTGCAGGCGCTGGGCCAGTCCATCGAAACGCTGCTCTACGACGACCCCACCCATTTCCGCCACGCCACGCGCACGGTGCTGGAGCAGGGCGAGTGGACGGGCGAGATCGTGCAGCGCCACCGCGACGGCAGCACCATCGAGGTCGAGGGCCGCTGGACCCTGGTGCGTGGCGACAACGGCCAGCCGCAGTCCATCCTGGCCATCAACACCGACATCCGCCAGCGCAAGGCCAACGAGCGCGAGATCCAGCGCCTGGCGTTCTACGACGCGCTCACCGGCCTGCCCAACCGCATGCTGCTGATGGACCGCATGGGCCATGCGCTGGCCAACGCCCACCGGCGCCTGCAGGGCGGGGCGCTGCTGTTCATCGACCTGGACAACTTCAAGACCCTGAACGACACCCTGGGCCACGACCAGGGCGACCTGCTGCTGCAACAGGTGGCGCAGCGCCTGAACACCTGCGTGCGCAGCGTGGACACGGTGGCCCGGCTGGGCGGCGACGAGTTCGTGGTGATGCTCGAGGAGCTCAGCCCCAGGCCACACGAACTGGCCCTGCACGCGCGCAGCGTGGGCGAGAAGATCCTCACCATGCTGGCCGTGCCCTACGCGCTGGCAGGGTACCAGTACCGCAGCACGCCCAGCATCGGCATCGCGCCGTTCACGGGCGAGCAGACCAGCGTGGGCGAGCTGCTCAAGCAGGCGGACCTGGCCATGTACCAGGCCAAGACGGCGGGGCGCAACACGCTGCGCTTCTTCGACCCTGACATGCAGGCCGTGGTGACCGCCCGCGCCGGGCTGGAGACCGACCTGCGCGCCGCGCTCGCGCAGGAGGAATTCCTGCTGCACTTCCAGCCGCAGATGCACCTGTCCGGCCGCTGCGTGGGGGTGGAGGCGCTCGTGCGCTGGGCCCACCCGCAGCGCGGCATGGTGCCGCCCGCGCAGTTCATCCCGCTGGCCGAGGAGACGGGCCTCATCCTGCCCCTGGGCCGCTGGGTGCTGCACACGGCCTGCAAGCTGCTGGCCAGCTGGCAGGACGACCCGGCCCTGGCCCACCTGACCATGGCGGTGAACGTGAGCTCGCGCCAGTTCCGCCACGCCAGCTTCGTGGACGACGTGGCCCGCGTGCTGGCCATCACCGGCGCGCCGGCGCATCTGCTCAAGCTGGAGCTGACCGAAAGCCTGCTGGTGGAAGACATGGAAACCACCATCGCCACGATGGCCGCGCTGCGCTCCTATGGCGTGGGCTTCTCGCTGGACGACTTCGGCACCGGCTATTCCAGCCTGAGCTACCTGAAGCGCATGCCGCTGGACCAGCTCAAGATCGACCAGAGCTTTGTGCGCGACCTGCTGACCGACCCCAACGACGCGGCCATCGTGGACACCATCATCGGCCTGTCGCGCAGCCTGGGCCTGGAAGTCATCGCCGAAGGGGTGGAAACCCCCGAGCAACGCGAGCTGCTGGCCCGCGCGGGCTGCCTGCACTACCAGGGCTACCTCTTCAGCCGACCCCTCTCCGCGGACGTTCTGGGGGCCTTCCTGCGGTCCTGCGCCGCGTAG
- a CDS encoding C40 family peptidase translates to MRVVFHRLALAACTAALLALGGCGTSRPPSPSSSAPVRTTPPLTAEQAHDIAIHALGLVGTPYRYGGNTPDAGFDCSGLIGYVYRNQVGTPPPRTVAQLNSWGYPIDGSELRAGDLVVFGTGRQPNHAGIYVGEGRFVHAPSTGGTVRLDQLQSRHWSRQNAAFRRP, encoded by the coding sequence ATGCGCGTTGTTTTTCACAGACTGGCCTTGGCCGCCTGCACCGCCGCCCTGCTGGCGCTGGGCGGCTGCGGCACCTCGCGGCCCCCATCGCCTTCTTCGTCAGCCCCGGTACGCACCACCCCACCCCTGACCGCGGAGCAGGCGCACGACATCGCCATCCACGCGCTCGGCCTGGTGGGCACGCCGTACCGCTACGGCGGCAACACGCCCGATGCGGGCTTTGATTGCAGCGGGCTGATCGGCTATGTGTACCGCAACCAGGTGGGCACCCCGCCGCCCCGCACGGTGGCGCAGCTCAACAGCTGGGGCTACCCCATCGACGGCAGCGAGCTGCGCGCCGGAGACCTCGTGGTGTTCGGCACGGGCCGCCAGCCCAACCATGCGGGCATCTACGTGGGGGAAGGGCGCTTCGTGCACGCGCCGTCCACCGGCGGCACGGTGCGGCTCGACCAGCTGCAGTCGCGGCACTGGTCGCGGCAGAATGCGGCGTTCCGGCGGCCGTAG
- the leuA gene encoding 2-isopropylmalate synthase → MIAKPATKYQPIAPVALTDRQWPTRSITRAPVWLSTDLRDGNQALFEPMNGERKMKLFEELVRIGFKEIEVGFPAASQTDFDFVRRLIDENLIPADVTIMVMTQSREDLIARTVEAVKGAPRAIVHLYNATAPAWRRIVFGMNVTQVMQLIAHHVGYLKQLTDAQPATAWTLQYSPETFSATELDVSLKACQTAIAAWNAGPGRPIIINLPTTVENATPNVFADQIEWMDRRLAPREHITLSVHPHNDRGTGVAAAELAMMAGADRVEGCLFGNGERCGNVDIVTLALNMYTQGVHPNLDFSDITSVARIAEECTSLPVHPRHPYAGDLVFTAFSGSHQDAIKKGFAAQDPNALWEVPYLPIDPADLGRTYDSVIRVNSQSGKGGIAFLLEREHGVVMPRRMQVEFSAVVQRQTDASEGEMSGEALWDLFQATYLRAPARAAIICHSHRLDEDGQGIELDVTIDGMRQHLRGQGNGPIAATVDALGLPLRVDHYEERATGTGAHAQALAIVEAAMEGVAGSTFGAGMSHNIVTASVLAIVSVANRLAERRQGVAATAAV, encoded by the coding sequence ATGATTGCCAAGCCCGCCACCAAGTACCAGCCCATCGCCCCGGTCGCGTTGACCGACCGCCAGTGGCCCACCCGCAGCATCACCCGCGCGCCCGTGTGGCTCTCCACCGACCTGCGCGACGGCAACCAGGCGCTGTTCGAGCCGATGAACGGCGAGCGCAAGATGAAGCTCTTTGAGGAGCTGGTGCGCATCGGCTTCAAGGAGATCGAGGTCGGCTTTCCGGCCGCGTCGCAGACCGACTTCGACTTCGTGCGCCGCCTCATCGACGAAAACCTCATCCCCGCTGACGTGACCATCATGGTCATGACCCAGTCGCGCGAGGACCTGATAGCGCGCACGGTGGAGGCCGTGAAGGGCGCACCCCGCGCCATCGTGCACCTGTACAACGCCACGGCGCCTGCCTGGCGGCGCATCGTGTTCGGCATGAACGTGACGCAGGTGATGCAGCTCATCGCGCACCACGTGGGCTACCTCAAGCAGCTCACCGACGCGCAGCCCGCCACAGCGTGGACGCTGCAGTACTCGCCCGAGACCTTCAGCGCCACCGAGCTCGACGTGTCGCTCAAGGCCTGCCAGACGGCCATCGCGGCCTGGAACGCCGGCCCCGGCCGCCCCATCATCATCAACCTGCCCACCACGGTGGAGAACGCCACGCCCAACGTGTTCGCCGACCAGATCGAATGGATGGACCGGCGCCTCGCCCCCCGCGAGCACATCACACTCTCGGTGCACCCGCACAACGACCGCGGCACCGGCGTGGCCGCAGCAGAGCTGGCGATGATGGCCGGTGCCGACCGTGTGGAAGGCTGCCTCTTCGGCAACGGCGAGCGCTGCGGCAACGTGGACATCGTGACCTTGGCGCTCAACATGTACACGCAGGGCGTGCACCCGAACCTCGACTTCTCGGACATCACCTCGGTGGCGCGCATCGCCGAGGAATGCACCTCGCTGCCGGTGCACCCGCGCCACCCCTACGCGGGCGACCTGGTGTTCACCGCGTTCTCGGGCTCGCACCAGGATGCGATCAAGAAGGGCTTTGCGGCGCAGGACCCGAACGCGCTGTGGGAAGTGCCGTACTTGCCCATCGACCCCGCGGACCTGGGCCGCACGTACGACAGCGTGATCCGCGTGAACAGCCAGTCGGGCAAGGGCGGCATCGCGTTCTTGCTGGAGCGCGAACACGGCGTGGTGATGCCGCGCCGCATGCAGGTCGAATTCAGCGCCGTGGTGCAGCGCCAGACGGACGCGAGCGAAGGCGAGATGAGCGGCGAGGCACTGTGGGACCTGTTCCAGGCCACCTACCTGCGCGCCCCGGCCCGGGCGGCCATCATCTGCCACAGCCACCGGCTCGATGAAGACGGGCAGGGCATCGAGCTGGACGTGACCATCGACGGCATGCGCCAGCATTTGCGCGGCCAGGGCAACGGGCCGATCGCGGCCACGGTGGATGCGCTGGGCCTGCCGCTGCGCGTGGACCACTACGAAGAGCGCGCCACCGGCACGGGGGCCCACGCCCAGGCGCTGGCCATCGTGGAGGCCGCGATGGAGGGCGTGGCCGGCTCCACCTTCGGCGCGGGCATGAGCCACAACATCGTGACGGCGTCGGTGTTGGCCATCGTGAGCGTGGCCAACCGGCTGGCAGAGCGGCGCCAGGGCGTGGCCGCGACGGCGGCGGTGTGA
- a CDS encoding 3-deoxy-7-phosphoheptulonate synthase, with protein sequence MTHAHRSATPISTHDTTRIDDTRIKAVRPLITPALLQEWLPTPDAAQTLVETSRAAISRVLHGQDDRLIVVVGPCSIHDHDQAMDYARQLKIQADALQADLLVVMRVYFEKPRTTVGWKGYINDPRLDGSFAINEGLELARQLLLDVLATGLPVGTEFLDLLSPQFISDLVSWGAIGARTTESQSHRQLASGLSCPVGFKNGTDGGVKVASDAIQAAQASHAFMGMTKMGQAAIFETRGNQDCHVILRGGKQPNYSAADVDAACAMLQAAGLREQVMIDVSHANSSKQHQRQITVADDVARQIAAGDRRITGLMIESHLQEGRQDIVPGQPLAPGVSVTDACISFAQTVPVLEGLAAAVRARRARA encoded by the coding sequence ATGACCCACGCACACCGCTCCGCCACCCCGATCTCCACCCACGACACGACACGCATCGACGACACGCGCATCAAGGCCGTGCGCCCGCTCATCACGCCGGCGCTGCTGCAGGAGTGGCTGCCCACGCCCGACGCCGCGCAGACCCTGGTGGAAACCAGCCGTGCCGCCATCTCGCGCGTGCTGCACGGCCAGGACGACCGGCTCATCGTGGTGGTGGGCCCCTGCTCCATCCACGACCACGACCAGGCGATGGACTACGCGCGCCAGCTGAAGATCCAGGCCGACGCGCTGCAGGCCGACCTGCTGGTCGTGATGCGCGTCTACTTTGAAAAACCCCGCACCACCGTGGGCTGGAAGGGCTACATCAACGACCCCCGCCTGGATGGCAGCTTCGCCATCAACGAGGGGCTGGAGCTGGCGCGCCAGCTGCTGCTGGACGTGCTGGCCACGGGCCTGCCGGTGGGCACCGAGTTCCTGGACCTGCTCTCGCCGCAGTTCATCAGCGACCTGGTGAGCTGGGGCGCCATCGGCGCGCGCACCACCGAGAGCCAGAGCCACCGCCAGCTGGCCAGCGGCCTCTCGTGCCCCGTGGGCTTCAAGAACGGCACCGACGGCGGCGTGAAGGTGGCCAGCGACGCCATCCAGGCCGCGCAGGCGTCGCATGCCTTCATGGGCATGACCAAGATGGGCCAGGCCGCGATCTTCGAGACGCGCGGCAACCAGGACTGCCACGTGATCCTGCGCGGCGGCAAGCAGCCCAACTACAGCGCGGCCGATGTGGATGCCGCCTGCGCCATGCTCCAGGCGGCGGGCCTGCGCGAGCAGGTGATGATCGACGTGAGCCACGCCAACAGCAGCAAGCAGCACCAGCGCCAGATCACCGTGGCGGACGACGTCGCCCGGCAGATCGCCGCGGGCGACCGGCGCATCACCGGCCTCATGATCGAGAGCCACCTGCAGGAAGGCCGCCAGGACATCGTGCCCGGCCAGCCGCTCGCGCCCGGCGTGTCGGTGACCGATGCCTGCATCAGCTTCGCGCAGACGGTGCCGGTGCTGGAAGGCCTGGCCGCCGCCGTGCGCGCGCGGCGCGCACGCGCCTGA
- a CDS encoding MerR family DNA-binding transcriptional regulator, with translation MQISELAQRTSVSVHALRHYERLGLLQPRRRANGYRDYPPRMQREVVFIAMSRQLGFTLPQIALRLGAYRAGTLRTETMVQALQERAQALDEQIDALRAQKQRVLEHQAWLQAQQARPRTAVSAPPAPWPRVRPPATPPPSARTRPSTTSARKAP, from the coding sequence ATGCAGATATCCGAACTCGCGCAACGCACCTCGGTTTCCGTCCACGCCCTGCGCCACTATGAGCGGCTGGGGCTCCTGCAGCCGCGCCGGCGGGCCAATGGCTACCGCGACTATCCACCGCGCATGCAGCGCGAGGTCGTGTTCATCGCCATGTCGCGCCAGCTTGGCTTCACCCTGCCGCAGATCGCCCTGCGCCTGGGCGCCTACCGGGCAGGCACCCTGCGCACCGAGACCATGGTGCAGGCCCTGCAGGAGCGCGCGCAGGCGCTGGACGAGCAGATCGATGCGCTGCGGGCCCAGAAGCAGCGCGTGCTGGAGCACCAGGCCTGGCTGCAGGCGCAGCAGGCAAGGCCGCGTACCGCCGTGTCGGCGCCACCGGCGCCCTGGCCGCGCGTGCGGCCCCCCGCCACGCCACCCCCATCGGCCCGCACCCGTCCATCCACCACCTCCGCAAGGAAAGCACCATGA
- a CDS encoding PaaI family thioesterase, with amino-acid sequence MDHLRSLVLAMPMARTLGLRFVRAEPGAVEVEIPVSDAFCFRPGQLQATAVFAVADFAAVGAAGSVLPPGWVNATVDATVKLVAPARGVCLRARGRVIDAARLLTVCASDVFAVDADGKETLCATLLATARNIDATVAPR; translated from the coding sequence ATGGACCATCTTCGGTCCCTGGTGCTGGCCATGCCCATGGCGCGCACGCTGGGCCTGCGCTTCGTGCGCGCCGAGCCGGGCGCGGTGGAGGTGGAGATTCCGGTGAGCGACGCCTTCTGCTTCCGCCCCGGCCAGCTGCAGGCCACCGCCGTGTTTGCCGTGGCCGACTTCGCCGCCGTGGGCGCGGCCGGCAGCGTGCTGCCGCCGGGCTGGGTGAATGCCACGGTGGACGCCACCGTGAAACTCGTGGCCCCCGCACGGGGCGTGTGCCTGCGGGCGCGCGGGCGCGTCATCGACGCGGCGCGGCTGCTCACGGTGTGCGCGTCCGATGTGTTCGCTGTGGATGCGGATGGCAAGGAAACGCTGTGCGCCACGCTGCTGGCCACGGCCCGCAACATCGACGCCACCGTGGCGCCACGGTAG